The nucleotide window CTCGCGGCGTTCACCGGAGAACTCGCCGGTGCGTGAGGCCCGCACCACATCCCGCCCCCGAGATTCAGCGAGGTGAACTTCCGATGACCGTGCTTGTCGTATTGACGGACAGCTCAACCCGGAACGAGCAGCAGCAGGCTGCCGCCCTGATCCGCCGCTCCTGCGGTGAGGTCCGGGAGCACTCGCCCAGCCTGCTCTCCACGGTAAGTGACTTGGCCGTGGTCGACCGGGCGGTGGGTCACCTGCCCCAGGTCAGGCACGTCGCCCGGGTGCAGGGCGACTACCCGCGCGCCTCGGTGCAGTCCCGGATGGGCCGGCCGAGCACCGTGGCACTGGGCGAGGCCGCGTTCGGCCCGGGCCAGTTCACGGTCATCGCCGGGCCCTGCTCGGTGGACAACCACGATCAGCTGATGGAGGTGGGCCACGCCGTCCGGGACGCCGGCGGGCACGCCCTGCGCGGCGGCGCGTTCAAGCCGCGCAGCTCGCCGTACGCCTTCCAGGGCCTCGGCCGCCGCGGCCTGGAGCTGCTCGCGGAGGCACGCCGGGTGACCGGCCTGCCGATCGTCACCGAGGTGCTCGACGTGCGTGACCTGCCCGCGATGCTGCCCTGCGTCGACATGCTCCAGGTCGGCGCCCGCAACATGCAGAACTTCGCGCTGCTGCGCGAGCTCGGCACGTTGCGGACCCCGGTCCTGCTCAAGCGCGGACTGGCGGCCAGCATCGACGAGACGCTGATGGCGGCGGAGTACATCCTGGACGGTGGCAACACCGACGTGGTGATCTGCGAGCGCGGCATCCGCACCTTCGAGACCGGGTACCGGTTCACCCTCGACATCGGCGCGGTGCCGGTGTTCAAGGAGCGCAGCCACCTGCCGATCATCGTCGACCCGAGCCACGCCGCGGGCGAGACCGCGCGGGTCATCCCGCTCGCGCTCGCGGCCGCGGCGTGCGGCGCCGACGGGATCATCGTGGAGACACACAGCGATCCCGCCGCCGCGCTGTGCGACGGCAAGCAGGCGCTGCCGACCAGCCGGCTGCCGGAGCTCATCGACGGTGTGGTGAACGTCGCGCGGGTCGCCGGGCGCACGGCCGGCCCGACGATGTCCGAGCGCAACGACCGGCAGCGGGAGCTCGTGCTGACCGGCGACCCGGCGGGCACGGTCGCCTCGGCCCGCGTGCGCTGGCGGTGACCGGTACGGCGGTCAGCGCAGGCGGTCGTCCTCGGACAGCAGCTTCGCGCCGACCGCCTTGCGGATCGCGTCGACCCGCGAGACGGCCTGGAGCTTGGCGTACACGTTGGTCAGGTGCCGCTTCACGGTGCTCTCGGTGATCCCGAGCCGGGCCGCGACCTGCCCGTTGCTGAAGGCCTTGGCGACCAGGCGCAGCACGTCGAGTTCCCGGGCGGTCAGCGGCTGCTGGGCCGGCTCGATCCGCCCGCGGGAGCCGTCCAGCCGGTCCATGGTGTCGCGCGACACCGAGAGCAGCACGTTGTCGCGGCCGCGGTTGACCGAGTGCACCGCCGCGATCAGCTCCTCGCCGGCGATGGTCTTGACCAGGAACGCGTTGGCGCCGCGCTCCAGCAGGTCGTGCACGATCGCGGGATTCTCGTGCATGGTCACGATGATCACGCGGGTCGTGGACCGGCTGCGGGCCAGCCGGTCGATGACGGCCGCCGCGCCCGGGCCCGGCATCTCCACGTCGAGCAGCAGCACGTCCGGCCGCAGGCGCTCGACCAGCGCCAGCGCGTCGTCGGAGTTGCCGGCCTCGCCGACCACCGAGCAGTCGGGATCGGTCTCCAGCAGCTCGCGCAGCCCCTCGCGGAACAGCGTGTGGTCGTCGGCGAGCACCACCCGGACCTTCCGGCGGGTAGCGCCCGGTCGGTCCGTCACGGTCCACTGCCCGGCAGCGACACGTGTACCCGGACCGTCGTGCCGCCGCTCGGATTGTCCGAGATGGACATCGTGCCGCCGATCAGCTCGACGCGCTCGCGCATCGACAGCATGCCGCCGCGGCGGAAGTCCTCGGGCCGGCGGTCGAACCCCCGGCCGTGGTCGGCCACGTCCGCCGTGACGGCCGACTCGCTGACCGACAGCGCCACCGCCAGCCGGTCGGTGCCCGAGTGCAGCAGCGCGTTGCGCACCGCCTCCTGGAGCACCACGTAGACCTCCTCGGCGATCACCCCCGGCACGCCCGCGCTGTCGCCCCGCGCGGTGTACTCGACCACGACGCCGGGCGGCACGTTGGCGTCGAGATAGCCGCGCAGTGCGTGGTCGAGGCCCTGCGGCCCGACGGACAGGCGCAGCTCGTCGGAGAGCCCCCGGGTGATCTCGATGGCGTCGCGCAGCGACTGGTCGACCCGGCGCAGCTGGCCGGCGGCGCGCTCGGTGTCGCCCTCGATGGCGCGTTCCTGGTAGATCCGGTGCAGGTCGAAGTGCTGGAGTCCGACGCC belongs to Amorphoplanes digitatis and includes:
- the aroF gene encoding 3-deoxy-7-phosphoheptulonate synthase, giving the protein MTVLVVLTDSSTRNEQQQAAALIRRSCGEVREHSPSLLSTVSDLAVVDRAVGHLPQVRHVARVQGDYPRASVQSRMGRPSTVALGEAAFGPGQFTVIAGPCSVDNHDQLMEVGHAVRDAGGHALRGGAFKPRSSPYAFQGLGRRGLELLAEARRVTGLPIVTEVLDVRDLPAMLPCVDMLQVGARNMQNFALLRELGTLRTPVLLKRGLAASIDETLMAAEYILDGGNTDVVICERGIRTFETGYRFTLDIGAVPVFKERSHLPIIVDPSHAAGETARVIPLALAAAACGADGIIVETHSDPAAALCDGKQALPTSRLPELIDGVVNVARVAGRTAGPTMSERNDRQRELVLTGDPAGTVASARVRWR
- a CDS encoding response regulator; translated protein: MTDRPGATRRKVRVVLADDHTLFREGLRELLETDPDCSVVGEAGNSDDALALVERLRPDVLLLDVEMPGPGAAAVIDRLARSRSTTRVIIVTMHENPAIVHDLLERGANAFLVKTIAGEELIAAVHSVNRGRDNVLLSVSRDTMDRLDGSRGRIEPAQQPLTARELDVLRLVAKAFSNGQVAARLGITESTVKRHLTNVYAKLQAVSRVDAIRKAVGAKLLSEDDRLR
- a CDS encoding sensor histidine kinase, with translation MAVSLDVGTDRAEHGVHPLHSLRAATALFEAALPPLLTHFTGTTVASPSAAGDVAITLHRAIMVRVTVGSLSYVGFLLEQVYTSHLEERRRIARDLHDRVAHAIGVGLQHFDLHRIYQERAIEGDTERAAGQLRRVDQSLRDAIEITRGLSDELRLSVGPQGLDHALRGYLDANVPPGVVVEYTARGDSAGVPGVIAEEVYVVLQEAVRNALLHSGTDRLAVALSVSESAVTADVADHGRGFDRRPEDFRRGGMLSMRERVELIGGTMSISDNPSGGTTVRVHVSLPGSGP